The nucleotide window ctgattaatgttgattaataTAGATCAAACCGGTCGCACAAAACTTTGTCTAGGTCTCACGGTGAAGCTTCAGATGATATTTGAAATAAAGATTAAtagaaaattagatttttgtgattatttatcaattatctccgattcatcatcatcatacctagtgtatcccgctcatataAAACTATGATCAAGATCTGGAGAAGGAAGGGAGGCGGCAACCTATATCCCTAAAGGAGGATGCGGCCAAAGAGTCTTTCGGCTCTAAAGAATGCTTAAAAGATAGGTTATGTAAAAGCTAATGGTCTAATAATGGTCTAATTGGCCAACTATGTGCTGACTACATCCACTAAACTCTCTACctcaaaagaaaaatagaaatatttcaTTGGGTAACCTTTActgttataaaaatataaatgtgtGTTTAATATTTAATGGTTGACTATTGTCTTATAGCTGATTAAATTAACTTATTTAACCAGTTGATAGTGTTGTATGTCTTTTTCTATTACTAAAAAAAGTTATAtgcaaaacaattttttttgctcattgaacaataaataagtCAAAAAGTCAACCAATAAGTTGAATAAAGTATTTTATCAAACACATTTGACAATTTGCATTCATTTCCAAATTGAATATGAATTGCTTATCAAACACACCCAACGGTAACAAagcattttattaataataatccaagATTTATAGTTTTACATTATCATAACACAAAAGCTAATTAATAAGCACAAAACCAAGCTTATAACTCCATTTCCACTTATTCTCTAAGAGTTCAATACATAAAACAAGATGCGATCTACTACTTCAACTCATCAAGGTAAGGTGTAAGCTGCAAAACAGAACAAACAACGGAAAACATCAAAGTGACATATCAGTATGAATAACTTGGTTAGATAgcgagaatatatatatatatatatatatatatatatatatatatatatatatatatatatatatatatatatatatatatatagatttttcctttaattttactatacttttttattttttattgtgatcCCACATTAcaaactcattttttttttcatcgttgtcaaaaaaaataactcaactaaaagattaaaactaataGTTGAAGGttcaaaatatatactatacaatTTATCACAATTCACTTACCCCTCGCACCTCAAACAAGAGACATTTAGATTAGAAATATAGATGCAGCACAAACTTTATTAAACTCAATGCTAATCATTCCACTTGAATTGAGGAGTGAATTAGATCAAAATCCATGACCTTTTGTCATGGCAACTTATATATATCATATCAAGAAGTCAACTAAAACAAAAGTTTTATCTAATGATTGATGGATATTAGATTAATGGATTTGACGTTTTTCATCACATCCACATATTTCTATCATTAAGTTATCTTTTATCTTATCAAGATAGCAATTCGACTCTCACAGCCTACAGAAACATTGATTTTCTTTCCCACTTTATCCTTGCGGCCCGTTTAATAATCAGTTCTAAATGATAGGAACGAAAATGGTTTGTagtataaattttcatgatatgtatcatatcattctcatggtaatAGATGTTTGATCATAAAGAAAATTTCACAATTTTTTCATTACTATTtaataccacatgttcaaatggtaatgcattggtaTGAATTTttcgaataaaataagattgttGAAGGAGTCTAATCATaaccattaaacttgtcaagtGCTAaaactaccaaaattacactagcttttcattatcattcccaccatttagtaccgattacTAAACGGGCATTTAGGTTATTACTCTTattccaaaatcaaaaaaaaaattaaaataaaaaaaataaaaggaaaggTAAGCATAAAACTCACCACCACACTTGTAACCAACAGGACGATCAGCAAGGTTGCATCTTTTAGGGATGGTGATAGAAACCTGAGGCTTGGCCCCAGCACTTCTAGCAGTGTTAGACATCATAACAGCACAAAGGCAGCTTGGGTTCTGACCCAACTGCTTGATTACAGCACAACATCTGTCTGAAACTGGGGCATTCTCATCCTGTGCAGCCATAGCACAGGGCATGAGTTTGAATGCCTCTTTATCAGGGGATACTCTCCCACACTCACCAGAACCATTCACTTTATATAACCCTCCAATGCAAACAACAAGGAAAGCTAACACAATTACTTGCTTCATTGTAGATTGGTTTCTTTAGTTTTTACTACAATTTATGTATGTTTGTTGTATGATCATGCAAGTGACTTGGGATTTATATAGGGGGAGGAGGAGTTGTAGTTGGAGAAGAACCCATATTTTGTTAGGATGATTTATCCTAcatcgatgaattaaagatggtgtgcacactttataagttagtGAAGCTCTTCCttccattgtcatatggttttgggatgatatTGCCTTGACTTATAAAGTGAGTGCACTTCTTTTTTTGCTTGATTATTTGTTGGCATTTACAATAAGTTTAATTCactttgatatatttaataacaTTTAATAATGTTCAACATTATGAAGTGGAGGGAGCATTAGAAGAGTATAAAGCTAAGGGTGTTAATTAACAATCCTAGTCTTGTAGTGAGGCATGCATGCAATCTtgacatataaaatttattgtgCGACTCTTAAAGTGTGTCGAGTTTTTGAAGATATTTCCTTTGATTTAATGATGACTTAAAATTTCGTGTCTTGTGAgtgttcatcgctcattgttagTCCTGAGTTTGGATATAAAGGAGAAGGATGAATAGTAAGACTGTGATCTGTGATAACCAACTCAGTAAAACCTAGTTACATCTCATGATCGTCATGAACCAAAAATCAATTCTCATAAAGTATCTTCTATTCATACGGCCCATATGAACATCCACTTGAACTGATCTATGGGCATTATTGGTCCAATAATAACTTACCAACTCGTCatgtaaaaaacattaaatatgAAGTAAAGCTCTATATATAAAGTGTAAAGTTGAAAAATCTTGTAcaagtatatataataaaacaatggaTAAAACTTATTGGAGTTTGAACATGGAGATATTCACACCCTAATTTGGGATAGAAAGACATAGTGCAGCACTTAGACTCCAAAAATCATTTCATATGGTGATTTGGCTCATACTAACAGGATGACTTTAAGTAAAACAAATATTAATGCTGTGTTAGTGGTTTTCATGATCACTTTCTAGaagttttccctttttttttttttttttattcatctacCTTATCCCCCCACCCTTACCATCCCCTTCTCCCTTCTTGCCCCATAAACAAAGTAATAGAAAATATGTGATTGTCACCATTACAACCTAGTACAAAGCTGAGCAATTTCACTAATCATTGGGTGGTGAAATTGGGTTTAGattgatagaatatatatacatagctTTGGTTTCAATATCAAcataaccaaaagtttaaatagatagttaaaattccgaaataaattatatactcaATCAGACATGACATTATATAagagatttttaaaaataatatagcaaattaaaaagacaaaaggAATAGACCTAATTTGAATAACACAATCATTATATTCTCAATATTAACAACTCCAAATAGATACAAATATATTGACTAAAAAATTCCAAAGCTAATATAACAACATGGTATATATAACCTTTTTAATCcacacaaaaaaattaaataaaaaaaaataaaattccttcTAAATTACCATCACTATGTCAATTAGTGATGAACCATTCTGGATTCATATCATTTAAATATATAACTATCAATGCTCATCGAAATCGACTAGGTTTATGATGGGTAATCGAGACTTTTTGAGGATCAACATTCTCTGTATCATCATGAGATGAGCCGATTATAGACTTTATAGAAGCAGGAGGTGCAGCTTCTATTTGGTTTGGACTACTCTTTGACTTCAACTCA belongs to Amaranthus tricolor cultivar Red isolate AtriRed21 chromosome 17, ASM2621246v1, whole genome shotgun sequence and includes:
- the LOC130803592 gene encoding uncharacterized protein LOC130803592, whose product is MKQVIVLAFLVVCIGGLYKVNGSGECGRVSPDKEAFKLMPCAMAAQDENAPVSDRCCAVIKQLGQNPSCLCAVMMSNTARSAGAKPQVSITIPKRCNLADRPVGYKCGAYTLP